The following are from one region of the Deinococcota bacterium genome:
- a CDS encoding VOC family protein yields MKLEHVALNVPDAQAAAAWYQTHLNLRVVKASSASPYIHFLADEAGSMLELYSNPAAPMPDYAVQDPVTLHLAFLAQDIAGERERLLAAGARADGDIDTTPAGDQIAFLRDPWGVTLQLVKRVQPLR; encoded by the coding sequence ATGAAGCTCGAGCACGTCGCCCTAAATGTCCCGGATGCCCAAGCCGCCGCGGCCTGGTACCAAACGCACCTGAACTTGCGCGTCGTCAAGGCGAGTAGCGCCAGTCCCTACATCCACTTTCTCGCCGACGAGGCGGGCAGCATGCTCGAGCTCTACAGTAATCCGGCCGCGCCGATGCCCGACTACGCCGTGCAAGACCCGGTCACGCTGCACCTGGCCTTTCTCGCCCAGGACATCGCGGGGGAGCGAGAACGGCTCCTGGCTGCCGGCGCCAGGGCCGACGGCGACATCGACACCACCCCGGCGGGAGACCAGATCGCCTTCCTGCGCGACCCTTGGGGCGTTACCTTGCAGCTCGTCAAGCGCGTGCAGCCGCTGCGCTAA
- a CDS encoding BrnA antitoxin family protein: MSQTNAKQAQRSEDGMTIIYSHKDIPEFKSEAEEHDFWKTHVWSEEMMALAEPDPELPLPRPKTRSSITSIRFEDDTLTRLKKLAGKKGMGYQTLLKEFVLERLYEEEKREGIIR, from the coding sequence ATGAGCCAAACAAACGCCAAGCAAGCCCAGAGGAGCGAAGACGGCATGACCATCATCTACAGCCACAAAGACATTCCCGAGTTTAAGAGTGAAGCCGAAGAGCACGACTTCTGGAAAACCCATGTGTGGAGCGAAGAGATGATGGCACTAGCCGAACCTGACCCCGAGTTGCCACTCCCCAGGCCCAAGACCCGCTCGAGTATCACCTCGATTCGTTTCGAGGACGACACGCTCACGCGCCTCAAAAAGCTGGCCGGCAAGAAGGGCATGGGTTATCAGACGCTCCTCAAGGAGTTCGTCCTCGAGCGCCTTTACGAAGAAGAAAAGCGCGAGGGCATTATCCGCTAA
- a CDS encoding type II toxin-antitoxin system RelE/ParE family toxin — protein MLGRVQALLDKLSTEPRPRGTAKIQGEENMYRLRLGDYRIIYTLDDSTRTLDVLFIRHRRDVYKLL, from the coding sequence ATGCTAGGGCGCGTTCAAGCTTTACTAGACAAGCTCTCTACTGAACCACGACCTCGAGGCACAGCAAAAATTCAAGGTGAAGAGAACATGTACCGGCTTAGGCTCGGTGACTACCGCATCATCTATACGCTTGACGACAGCACCCGTACCCTAGACGTGCTCTTTATTCGTCACCGTCGAGACGTTTACAAGCTGCTCTAA
- the hemG gene encoding protoporphyrinogen oxidase has translation MKTHDVVIVGGGISGLSVAHYLKEGRPELEATVLEQQAEAGGKLRSSRHGGYTLDWGPNGFLSNVPETVELARSLGLEAELQPAADAAKHRLLYKDGSLRSLPTSPPAFLRSELLSPAAKLRAAAEVFAKAREEEETVHTFVARHFGEAFAETLAGPMVLGVTAGDARKVSLDALFPRLRELERQGGSLLRALVRAGREKRQRGEGRLTSFRGGVQRLSDALRERLGGSLQTEAGVTAILKSAKGYTVCLESGERLGASAVVLATPAFVSAALLASLVPEAAAELRRISYADVVVYGLGYHRIDVPRLLDGFGFLVPRGEGLRILGVLYASSLFPDQAPEDRVLLRVIAGGSLDPGFAALTEDEALEAVRRDLALSMGITAKPELAERVPWPRGIPQYELGHRARVARVMAALAGRSLFVTGNAYYGVGLNDCVRDARRVAGAVTESLKRLTPAIRHPATADHPSP, from the coding sequence ATGAAGACTCACGACGTAGTCATCGTCGGTGGCGGCATCTCGGGCCTGAGCGTAGCGCACTACCTCAAGGAGGGACGGCCCGAGCTGGAGGCGACCGTGCTCGAGCAGCAGGCCGAGGCCGGGGGCAAGCTGCGCTCGAGCAGGCACGGCGGCTACACCCTCGACTGGGGGCCGAACGGCTTTCTCAGCAACGTCCCCGAGACCGTGGAACTCGCCAGGTCGCTGGGCTTGGAGGCTGAGCTCCAGCCCGCCGCCGACGCGGCCAAACACCGCCTGCTCTACAAGGACGGCAGCCTCCGCAGCCTGCCCACCTCACCGCCGGCCTTTTTGAGGAGCGAGTTGCTCTCCCCCGCCGCCAAGCTGCGCGCGGCGGCGGAAGTCTTCGCCAAAGCCCGTGAGGAGGAGGAGACGGTCCATACTTTCGTGGCGCGGCACTTCGGCGAGGCCTTTGCCGAGACCCTGGCCGGACCGATGGTCCTCGGCGTCACCGCGGGGGACGCTCGCAAGGTGAGCCTGGACGCGCTCTTTCCCAGGCTGCGCGAGCTGGAGCGGCAAGGCGGCAGCCTGCTGCGCGCGCTCGTCCGGGCGGGGAGGGAGAAGCGGCAGCGGGGTGAGGGCCGCCTGACGAGCTTCAGGGGCGGGGTGCAGAGGCTGAGCGACGCGCTGCGGGAGCGTCTTGGCGGGTCGCTGCAGACGGAGGCGGGCGTCACCGCCATCCTTAAGTCGGCCAAAGGCTATACGGTGTGCCTCGAGTCCGGCGAGCGCTTGGGGGCGAGCGCGGTGGTCCTGGCGACGCCCGCCTTCGTGAGCGCGGCGCTGCTGGCGTCGCTGGTGCCGGAGGCGGCCGCCGAGCTGCGGCGAATCTCCTACGCGGATGTGGTCGTCTACGGCCTCGGCTACCACCGCATCGACGTGCCCCGGCTCCTGGACGGCTTCGGCTTTCTGGTTCCTCGCGGCGAAGGCCTCAGGATCCTCGGCGTGCTCTACGCCTCGAGCCTCTTTCCGGACCAGGCGCCGGAGGACCGGGTGCTGCTGCGGGTAATCGCCGGGGGCAGCCTGGACCCCGGCTTCGCGGCACTCACTGAAGACGAGGCGCTCGAGGCGGTGCGCCGTGACCTCGCGCTCAGCATGGGCATCACCGCGAAGCCCGAGCTGGCCGAAAGGGTTCCCTGGCCGCGGGGCATCCCCCAGTACGAGCTGGGACACCGCGCCAGGGTCGCGCGGGTGATGGCGGCACTGGCAGGACGCTCGCTCTTTGTCACGGGCAATGCCTATTACGGGGTAGGGCTAAACGACTGCGTGAGGGACGCCCGGCGCGTGGCGGGGGCGGTGACGGAAAGCTTAAAACGACTCACGCCGGCTATACGTCACCCGGCCACAGCCGACCATCCCTCGCCATAA
- a CDS encoding BrnA antitoxin family protein, producing the protein MNGREYDFEGAQQGAVVPPTGNKTRITIRIDTDILDWFRQKVHQAGGGNYQTLINEALREHVQQQDGDLEQTLRRVIREELQLHK; encoded by the coding sequence ATGAACGGAAGAGAGTATGACTTTGAAGGGGCGCAGCAGGGTGCTGTAGTCCCGCCCACAGGCAACAAGACGCGCATCACCATTCGGATTGACACCGATATTCTCGACTGGTTTCGCCAGAAGGTACACCAAGCTGGCGGCGGCAACTATCAGACGCTTATCAACGAAGCCTTGCGCGAGCACGTACAGCAGCAGGATGGAGACCTCGAGCAGACCTTGCGCCGGGTCATCCGCGAGGAGTTGCAGCTTCACAAGTAG
- a CDS encoding BrnT family toxin, with amino-acid sequence MRYAWDPQKAATNLDKHGIDFADAVTVLEDPSALTLRADDEAGEERLVTAGVDFLGRVLVVVYTHRRDSIRLISARPASKAERRVYERKRV; translated from the coding sequence GTGAGGTATGCATGGGATCCGCAGAAGGCTGCCACAAACCTCGATAAGCACGGCATTGATTTTGCCGATGCCGTTACCGTACTCGAGGATCCTTCCGCTCTCACGCTGAGAGCAGACGATGAAGCAGGTGAAGAGCGGTTGGTCACGGCTGGCGTGGATTTTCTCGGTCGTGTACTCGTGGTTGTTTATACCCACAGGCGTGACAGCATCCGCTTGATTTCGGCGCGACCAGCCAGCAAAGCAGAAAGGAGGGTATATGAACGGAAGAGAGTATGA
- a CDS encoding BrnT family toxin: MIFDWDEHNFEHIAEHDLDPDNVEDAFYNRNVPAPAYNIRGEGRHALISTTDAGRIIYVIYTRRNGKIRVVTARDAKVSEKRRYRR, from the coding sequence ATGATTTTTGATTGGGACGAGCATAATTTCGAGCATATCGCCGAACACGATCTCGACCCAGACAATGTAGAAGATGCCTTCTATAACCGCAATGTTCCCGCCCCCGCTTATAACATTCGTGGCGAAGGACGCCACGCCCTTATTAGCACCACCGACGCCGGACGGATTATTTATGTCATCTACACCCGCCGCAACGGCAAGATTCGCGTCGTCACCGCCCGCGACGCCAAGGTAAGCGAGAAAAGGAGGTACAGACGATGA
- a CDS encoding DUF2283 domain-containing protein — protein MKLSYDARYNIAYLHLKDKREEVESLKISDELIIDLAPDGTVYGIEFLDANEQLKQDFGKLLFINEATGERAELPLQGRPQEGRT, from the coding sequence GTGAAGCTTAGTTACGACGCTCGTTACAATATCGCTTACCTGCATTTAAAGGACAAGCGTGAAGAGGTGGAGTCTTTAAAGATAAGCGATGAGCTTATCATCGACTTGGCGCCCGATGGCACGGTTTATGGTATCGAATTCTTGGATGCCAATGAGCAGCTAAAGCAGGATTTTGGGAAACTGCTCTTTATCAATGAGGCAACAGGAGAGCGTGCCGAGTTGCCGCTACAGGGCCGCCCTCAGGAGGGTAGGACTTGA